One Bythopirellula goksoeyrii genomic window, AGTTCAGCACCCGCAGTCGTCGTTACGTCGAATCCGCCTTGACGCAGTCCCGCAGCAATTGCCGGATCCACTTGCTCATCCCGATGAAACCGCACCGTCTGCTCCGAGACTTTGAAGTTTTTGCTCAAGTGGCCCAGGACCAGTGTTTCCCTTCATCAAGGCGACAAACTCCTCGTGCTGATCTGAGTTCATCCAGAAACGCCCCACGATGGTCAAAATAGCAAGCAAAGCCTCATGCAATTGAGCCAGGGAAAACTGTGGAAAGGACGCGACAATTTAATCTGGTGATTTGCCATGGACTTCCGACTGGGCAAAGGTCCTGAACACGGATGCGCGTATCGGTGATGTAGGCACTCAGTTGTCCCTCACGGTTTTTACGATACTCGATGTGCTGGATGGGAGTGCGAATAGTTTGGATTGGTTTTATTCTTTTTCGACGTAGCCAAGTTGCCTAAGTGCCAGCCGGATTCCCAGGTCGGCAATTTCTTGTTCGTTAGCAGGTTCTCCTACTCTCAATTGCCCATGCCGCTCTTTTCGTTTCTGTCCATCGGCAGCGTCTCGTAAGCTGATACTCGTCGCATCTCTAAGGCCAATCGTATGCCTCACCCAAATGGGTTTGACACTTGCTACAAAACCAGTTGACTGCTCGATGCTTAGAGAAGCTGAAGCAACGCCTTCGTGCTGCGAGTTGCCCGCTATTGGATTTTGTAAACTGTTTGGTGAATTAATGAATTTCAAGTGGGAGTCAGAATATGGTGGCTGAGTAGAGTGAGTTGCAATAAGATTCTTGCGCAATTCTTTAGCAGCAGAGAGTGCCTCGTCCATTGACCGTTTCTGTTTCATTCTGTCCCTCCTTAGCTATACGCAGTAGTTGCCAATTTTTGACTAAGCCGACTGATGGCGGCGATCATGTCGCTCAATAGCTCAGCAAACAGTGAATTCAAATCTTCCTGGGCCGGGGACCGGCCTCCCTGGACAACGACCGAACCATTGATTCTGGCTGTTTGGAAAGCAGAACTATCTATCCGAACTTTTTGATTCATGATCTTCAGATTTGGAGTAATCGCATGAATCATGTCCACAATACTTTGGGGATCGCGTCCAGTACGGGTCCGACCATCAAGACAATTGATAATCACGCGGGCTTGGAGTAAGGGATTCTCTAGCCGGGCTACTTCAATAATCTGCTCAACGACAGACAGGGGCTCAATCGCATCAAACTCAGGTTTGACTGGAATAAGCACAAAATCGCTGTGTTTCAAGAGTTCAACGTTGGTTTGTGTGGTACTCTGAAAACCACCCGGTGCATCGGCGACTGTAAACTGAAACTGTTCGGCCAGTTGTGGCAGCAAGTCGCGTAGCTCTGCCGCGTCTGCCGGCTGATAGATGGGAATCTCTGGTGCCGCTTGCCCCACGCTCGTAGTAAGTGATTTATTGCCATATTCTCCGGCATCCAGGTCAATGGCTGCCACGTTATGGCCTTTTTGGTGGAGCCAGACACATAGATTGCTGGCGAGGGCTGATTTGGTGACGCCACCCTTAGTGTGTGCGAAGGTAATATTCATGACTACACCCTGACACAGAAATGTCGGATCTCACAAGAGGCTTTTTGAACGCTAACTCGTCCGGTCGCGCGACCGCGTGACCGAATGCACGGTCGCAGGAGAGCGCGTGCGAACCGTTTAGCGGATGCAGCCTCGCTCACGCGCTTCATGGTTTCAGCGAATCAGCTATTTCTCGCTGCAGCATTCGATAGAACGATGCAATCCAGAAACGATGCATCGACAATTCATCGGAAAGCTCGAACGACTGCTCGTAAAGTCGCGGTTTCGCCAACTCGCGAGAGCAGGCAATAGAAGGCTAAGGCGGTAGAAAGTTGGCCGTCCTCCGTGCATGAACGCTTGTTGGATTTGTCGTTGTGTCGACGAACCAATAATTGGGGAGCTATTAGAGTTGAACAGGTGCCATCAGTATCGATAGCTAAGCCGAGGGGGAATTGAATCTGAAAGCTCTTCCAAGTAGATGAATGGGCAATCTGACCAGTTTTGTAGGAGTTTGGGGCAATGTTTGGATTCTCAAAAGACATGTGGAGTCTGGAATAAGGCTGAGGTGGAATAAGCCATTTCAATCGAGGCCCACCTAGCTCTCATTCTTTTCGCCCAGCAGTTTGAGAGAGGGCACGTTTGACTTCTATGGGAGGTATTTTTCCAAGTAGATCGCGCAGGTCTTCAGCATCCAGTAGATCAAGCTGATGTATTAATGCTTTTGATGATGAGCGTTGTTTGGATTGGCCATTCGTCGCGCGCTCGGTCTGAACCGCTTTGATGCTTTTTTTCCAGGCAGATTCATGCACATCGAGTGATTTACGATTACGAACAACGACTTCGATAAGTTCCGTAAGTGCGTCGGTAAACCTGCGGTCACCGTCATAGCCAAAGATATGTGCGTGTTCGTGAAGATAAACCGCCAATGCCAGTGGAAAATCGGACTCGAAAACGCTTTCTGCAAAAAAGAGATCACGGGATTTATACTCGCGGCTTTGTTTGAGCTCCCCCAGGACAACCTCTGTTTTTGCCACAGTATAGTGCGTACGTTGACTTTCAAAATGAGTGCTGATACTAGGGGAGAGTTCACGCAAAACTTCGGCTAATGCGGCAAGACAATCCCGTTCCACGTCAGTGGGCGCACGAGAATTCTTGCGGTGGGTATCTTTCCTGGCTCGCTCACGAATTTTACGAAGATGCTTTTCTGCGGAAGTTGCCCCGAGAATCGAAAAATAGGCCGGCAGCCTCTTCTTGCCCTCCTGCTCCCACTCTTTTTCCAGCCGCCGGTACTCAATGGTGTCGGAGTCATTGTGCGGCTTCGAAGTGGCATAGTATTCGTCAAACAGCTCATTGTCAGTGGATGGGTACCGTTGTAGGTTTGCCAGAGTGGCCAGTAGAGGAACGCCACGTTCCCAGCGAGCTTTCGTTGCGAGCAGCAGATAGTCCATTACCTCGGAACGTGCATAACCTAATCCACCGACAAAGCGCCGATAAAACTCATCCATCAGCTTGCCACCAAAGGCCTTGCGATCGCGGTCTTTTTCGATGAGTTTTTCGATGTTCTTGTACTGTTTGTTGATGACTAAGACCACAGGAATGTCTTCAATTACCCCCCGGCGAAGATTGCGATAGAATACGTAGCCATCTCGTTTTTCTGACTCATAGAGTGCGAAGTCTTCATTATAAGATGTCCAGACACATCTCCCCAATAGTTCGTTTCCTTCGTAGAGGAAGTGAGTCAGACCTAGTCGCATGGCATCGATAAGTGGCCTTTGACAACCTGAAAGAATCAACCGGGTTCCTGGGATAGATTCCTCGATCTCAAAAAAGTCATAGACCACAGGGTATAAATTACTGTCTTTCACGGCAGGAGTATCAGCAATACGAAGTACGACTGCACTTTTTTCAGAGACTGCTACAGGAGTTACGTTGTGGTCACGTAGCAGGCACGTCGCTGCCGCCTTAAATCCTTCGCCGTACTGCCCAACGTCCTCTTCCCCCTTTTCGCTGCCCAAATAGAAGAGGCGTTCTAGTTCGTATGCAGTGGGAGCGGAAATCACAACAACGGTTCTGTTTTGTAGGGATACTTCAATTTGGTCCACGGCTTCCCGGTTGGCATCGAAGAAATTCTGCAAGATATCCCGGGCGATGAGATCTTCATCCCAGTTAACTCCCCAGGCTGTCGTAACTGCGCTCTCGACCGAGCGAACATGCTTCGCACGACCCGTAATACCAACCTTACGGAGAAACCCTGCACTGCCTTTGTCTGATCTTGCCATGTCTGCCACCCCGGATTGAGTTACATCATGAGTATATCTGCTCAGAGAACCGTAGCCAAACTAGCACTTGAGGAATGTCTCGTTTTGTCCCGTTTAGACATCTGGGAATGGCAATCGAAAAATCAGTTCGGTCTCAACTCACTCGAAGCGGCCAAGGCTCCTTAGGAGGTACCGTCTCTGAATTCAGAATGGCAAGGGAGAGAAGAATGCTTTTTTTGTTTCTGCAACTGCCTCGATATTTTCTCTTGCCAAAACAGACCGAACCGAGCTAGCGTTACTTCAAGTTGCTTGAAATAGCAAGGCAGAAATGACTCTTGGGGAAAGCTGCCTAAGCTTCAGGCATAATAGCTCCGCTTGGTGGAGCGGGAGTTTTTCGAAATGTGGCAGTGGTCCTTGCGAGCAAACCGAACATGCCAGGAGTTGTGTGGTGCTTCTCTGGTAGCCTGCTTGCGTGTAGTTCGTCAAGTAGTTTTTGTTGTCGCCACAGAGGAATATGTGTTTTTTCTGAATCCATTTCTGCCTCGAATAGCATCACACCAACTACCGGAAGTCTGTACAGCACTTACCGTAATCCCGTACAGGGAACTACCGTAATGCCATACAGGATCTACCGTAATTTGATACAGCAGCTACCGTAATCTGGTACAGGATTGTCGGTGGATTGCCAATGTGATCGGGGAGTTATGAGGAGACAATCTTGTTAAATAGATCAATCAAAACAACAACAAGGAATTCTGTGGTTGCTTTTTCCTTTTAGAGATGGTGATGGGAAAGGCAAAACACAAGCAGTCTCACGTGGAAGCGACTACCTCTGGTGTAGATGGCCTGAATCTCGTTGAGTTTCCTCTCTCAGTTCTTTCCACCACGGCTCCTAAAGGAGTGAAGACTCTTGAGTTCAACGAAACTAAATGGGTCAACGGTGAGCCGCTCCACCAAAAACTCACCATCACAGGTTCCGACAAATATGGCCTACCCACAATTACCCATCATAAGCTTCTTGTTGCTCTTTTGCAGTTATTCAATGAGCGGGGCAACTACGAAAATCCCCGGATCGAGTTCACCAGATATCAACTCTTGAAAAAACTCGGTTGGCCCGATGATGCCCACTATTACCGCCTGGCGAGAGAGTCCCTCAAGATCTGGAAGGGAGTCAACCTGTTCTATGAAAACGCCTGGTGGGTGGACGGCAAATTCAAAACCAAAGGGTTTTCGCTGATTGACGATTTTGAGTTGTTTGAAAAGAAGAGTCGGACTGGCAGACGAACGAAGCTTGAGCAGTCCGAAGACCCGTCTTATGTGGTGTTAGGGAGTGTCGTGGTGGAAGAGTTTCGCAAAGAACGCACGAAGGGCCTAGATTACCAGTTTTATCTGCGACTCAAGTACCCGGTGTCAAAACAGCTCTATCGCTATCTGGATAAGTGGTTCTGGTATTCCCCTAGATTCAGGCATCCTGACGTATTGGTCTTTGCTCGCGAGAAAATCGGTCTGAGTCGCAACTACGATGCGGCCAACTTGAAGCGTTTGCTCGACAAAGGGATCAAAGAATTGACTGCTCAAGGCTACTTGCGTAAAGACGTGTTTTCAAAAAGGTATACCGACACGGGTGGCATCGAACTTAGAAGGAGCGCTACTAAGCCACCTCAGCAGGAAGTAAAGCCAGCGACTTTTCTCGAAGCAGAACTGCAAAAACGGGGGGTGACTACAGGTAGATTCAAGCCGACTTGTGCCGGCAGTCTGGTGGATTCGTTTCCAGAGCCACTCATCACTGAAAAAATAGCGGTCCATGATTGGCTCCTGAAAAACTCGGATCCCAAAAACAAACAGAATCCAGCCGGCTATCTGGTAGATTCTATTCGCTACGGATGGCCAAATCCTGCCGGGTATAAGTCACAAGAAGAAAGTCAGGCAGAAGCCTTAGCGAGGCAAGGTGCGAAACAAAAGTTTGCTCAGCGACAACGCAAGCAAGAATTGGCGGAACAGGAACGCCAGCGAGCAGAGGAGGCAGCTTTCCAGGAATTTGTCGCAAAGTTGCGAGCGGAAGGAAACTACGATGATTTTGCCGACCGGTCTGTTCGCTCTGGACTTTTTAAGCACTATTATGACCAGAGTCTAAGAGATGGGAACTCCGCAGAAGCTCGCAAGTGGCAACTAAGGGCCATGAAAGCTCGCTGGCACAAGATTCGTGCAGCTTGACAGACATGGTACTGCGGCAAAAAAAGGTCTAGCTGGAGTGAGAGCGGCTAGAGCATAGACCTTTACTTTGGTTAGAAGTTGTCCGATTCAGTCGCAGCAGCTCCCACAGGGAGCTGAGATTCCGAATCACCATTAGCTGAGCGAGCTGCGTAGTCAACTTGCATCTGCTCGTACGCTTTTGTCTCCAGTTCTCGAAGAACGGCGATAACACGGGGGATATCGTCGAGCGAGAGATGGAGCACTTCGTTTTGCCATTTGTCATTCTGGTCTCTGTAAGACCGGGTAACACTTGGCGCATAAAACGCATTACCATTACCATCGAAATTTTGCCAGAGGGCTCCCTGGATATTTCGGCGGCGTGTTGCTTCTGTGAAGGGTCGTTTCTTAGCCATTGTAGAACCTCACTTTCAATTAAAAAAGAGAAAACACCTTGGCCCTTAAACCGCTCATTCACTCCGCTAGCCTGATCAGGATAATGGCACGTAGTTTCACACTAAGCAAATCTTTTCAACTCCTGTTTGATTTTAGGTGCCGTGGTCTGCTATGTTCCCCCTCGTCAGAGCGGCCATTGATCAGGAGTGGTTTGCTCGTGTTGTCAAGAACTGCAGAGAGGGCAATTCCCCCTCTCGACAGAAGATTGCACATCATCCAGACCGCGAACACGACCCGGTAAACTGGTCTTACCAGCCAGCTAAGGGGATGAGGGGAGTAATGACCCCAGAAACTGTGTTCATGGTGGAGCGGCGTGCTCCGAGAGGGGCTTGCGCCAGGGCGGTGAATCAAAGCATTGAAGCTTTGCCTTTTCACCCGTTTCAGCAAAAGGAGTAGGCAGGATGCTTGCTCGTGAAATGTGGACCCTACAGTAGCTCACTTTTTGCCGGAAAGGATTCCAGCAACGATTTGAGTTCAGCTCGAAGGAGGCTTGCGTGAAGTAATCCTTAAAGAGCAGCGACTTCCTCTGTTTCGAAGTCGCTGAAGTTTGAGAGTAATCTCCGCATTCGATCCTGTGAATCAAGGGACCAAGGCTTGTTTTAGTAAAAAGGTCCTTTGGGGATGTACGGCGACCGTGAAATGTTGCTTGCACTATCTACCAATCATGGTGCAAGTGGTCGTTACAGTGAGTCTTTGGAGAACAAAGGCTCAAACAACAAGGAAGTTGTTCCAAAGCAGGTACCATTGCCAAAGCGGCGTGAATCCTGCACACGGGGTTCGCTGTACTGAGTCTTGTTTCTCAGTATGGCCTTGTGGACCATCCAATGGGATGGCCTGTTCAACGTGTCACCCAATGCGGAGTTGTCATGGTGGGTTAGGCCCTCTTTGGGGCTGAACACCAGGCATCGCGTACCGAACTGTACGCGGGGGTTGCCAGAAAAGGGCAATCGGCAGAAGAGCTGAAGCATTACATGGGAGTAATCCCTATGGGTGTGGAACCTGGCAGAGCTGGGCAGTCAAACTGGGACCATTCAAGTGCGTGGGGTAAGCGGAGCCTACTACTCCGTATGCTGAAAGGTTTATCAGGTCGAAAGACCTGGACAGAGAGAGTCTCTGGTCGCAACTATGACCTGGGTTTAACCAGGCACATAGCGCATTTGAACCGTGGGTCATACCACTTACCGACAGGACTGCCAGGTAGGGCGAAGAGAGAGTTTCGCTCGCAATCTGGCTGTAACTAAACGGGGAAGCTTAAGCCGTAGTGTGTCGAGTTCATCACTCGGACTACTTGGGGGCTGGATACCTCTCTTCATGGAGGTCCAGTCGGTTACTACTCAAGTTGGAAGCTGCGGTACGGGAGTGTGGGTCAAGTAGAGGTTGCT contains:
- a CDS encoding ParA family protein, whose product is MNITFAHTKGGVTKSALASNLCVWLHQKGHNVAAIDLDAGEYGNKSLTTSVGQAAPEIPIYQPADAAELRDLLPQLAEQFQFTVADAPGGFQSTTQTNVELLKHSDFVLIPVKPEFDAIEPLSVVEQIIEVARLENPLLQARVIINCLDGRTRTGRDPQSIVDMIHAITPNLKIMNQKVRIDSSAFQTARINGSVVVQGGRSPAQEDLNSLFAELLSDMIAAISRLSQKLATTAYS
- a CDS encoding replication initiator protein A, producing MGKAKHKQSHVEATTSGVDGLNLVEFPLSVLSTTAPKGVKTLEFNETKWVNGEPLHQKLTITGSDKYGLPTITHHKLLVALLQLFNERGNYENPRIEFTRYQLLKKLGWPDDAHYYRLARESLKIWKGVNLFYENAWWVDGKFKTKGFSLIDDFELFEKKSRTGRRTKLEQSEDPSYVVLGSVVVEEFRKERTKGLDYQFYLRLKYPVSKQLYRYLDKWFWYSPRFRHPDVLVFAREKIGLSRNYDAANLKRLLDKGIKELTAQGYLRKDVFSKRYTDTGGIELRRSATKPPQQEVKPATFLEAELQKRGVTTGRFKPTCAGSLVDSFPEPLITEKIAVHDWLLKNSDPKNKQNPAGYLVDSIRYGWPNPAGYKSQEESQAEALARQGAKQKFAQRQRKQELAEQERQRAEEAAFQEFVAKLRAEGNYDDFADRSVRSGLFKHYYDQSLRDGNSAEARKWQLRAMKARWHKIRAA